Proteins from a genomic interval of Candidatus Nomurabacteria bacterium:
- a CDS encoding peroxiredoxin — MSEESKKAPDFKLEDQDGNQRSLKDFSGEWLILYFYPKDDTPGCTVEACSLRDANDELISLGANVVGISKDDQDSHLKFKAKYKLNFTLLSDPSGKTIEAYGAWGPKMFGKVGILRKTFIISPEGKIVRTYGRVTPLGHGEQVIAELKSQIETYNK, encoded by the coding sequence ATGAGTGAAGAATCAAAAAAAGCACCAGACTTTAAGCTTGAAGATCAAGATGGAAATCAAAGATCACTTAAAGATTTCTCCGGCGAATGGTTAATTCTCTATTTCTATCCAAAAGATGATACTCCAGGCTGCACCGTTGAGGCATGCTCCCTAAGAGATGCAAATGATGAGTTAATATCTCTAGGTGCAAATGTGGTTGGAATAAGCAAAGACGACCAAGATTCACATCTCAAATTTAAGGCTAAGTATAAACTAAACTTTACTCTCCTTTCTGATCCATCAGGTAAAACAATTGAAGCCTATGGAGCATGGGGTCCTAAAATGTTCGGTAAAGTTGGAATTCTCAGGAAGACTTTTATAATCTCGCCAGAAGGTAAAATAGTAAGAACTTACGGCAGAGTTACTCCTCTAGGTCATGGAGAACAAGTTATTGCCGAGCTTAAAAGCCAAATTGAAACTTATAATAAATAA
- a CDS encoding PH domain-containing protein, whose product MTEVSTDTQSKKLPFNLTQNEFVIREFPRSKLPYLLITTITAISAGFFFLSYIDMVTGGNGWIRRTTGISVETAKEVSPILAVLSFTMLLSGAIAAYIYSANRMFLTNEHIVRIKQDGLVATDKKVISHLNIEDIKARQNFIGSIFGYGLLVMSTEGQNATYEINFIKQPFEQVTMATDVRDEYQQSVVDSGGRAIPLAEKR is encoded by the coding sequence ATGACTGAAGTTAGCACAGATACACAATCCAAAAAGCTTCCATTTAATCTAACTCAGAATGAATTTGTTATTAGAGAATTTCCGAGAAGTAAGCTTCCGTATTTATTAATTACGACTATTACAGCTATTAGTGCCGGCTTCTTCTTTTTATCTTATATTGATATGGTAACGGGTGGTAATGGCTGGATAAGAAGAACGACCGGAATTAGTGTTGAGACGGCCAAAGAAGTATCCCCTATCCTTGCAGTATTAAGTTTTACTATGTTGCTTTCTGGAGCAATTGCTGCATATATCTATTCGGCAAATAGAATGTTTTTAACAAATGAGCATATTGTCAGAATTAAACAAGATGGGCTAGTAGCTACCGACAAGAAAGTAATCAGCCATTTAAATATTGAAGATATTAAAGCAAGGCAAAACTTTATTGGATCAATTTTTGGATACGGACTATTAGTAATGAGTACAGAGGGTCAGAATGCGACATATGAGATTAACTTTATTAAACAGCCATTCGAGCAAGTAACTATGGCGACTGACGTTAGGGATGAATATCAGCAGTCAGTAGTTGATAGTGGTGGTAGAGCAATTCCGTTAGCAGAGAAAAGGTAG
- a CDS encoding NAD(P)/FAD-dependent oxidoreductase, whose amino-acid sequence MAKKQVSAAEYNFDTIIIGSGPAGSTAAELLAHGGQRVAIVEAERLGGECLNYGCVPTKSMLAAAHLFRSVKNQKAITNAGLLKLRINKLVSLAENNISKTGANELGAEFKKLGITVLEGRAYFLDNRYIDVGGEKYSAHNFIIATGGEVAIPNIPGLDGLDYLTYKNFLTKIKEKAPRSVTIIGGGAVGCEYAQVLSATGAKVNIVECAERLVSDQEPEASEALQKNFEKIGVKVYLRARVVAAHPSSTGNLKEVELICPKDGQIELKTDSIMVAAGKKMRDGGDGLGNAGIHCESGLIKTNSHCQTEQSHIYAIGDTTGPYRLTSTAIQQASIAAFNILRPVKKNLASVDHAVTPSCIFTFPEVAKVGESTVSLKKRGIKFISSYVKLSEVTRSKLEDDLDGFVKLWADPSSKIILGACLVGPSSSEQISSLALAVRLKATAHQLADLTQVFPTWSEAISLAASEL is encoded by the coding sequence GTGGCAAAGAAACAAGTAAGTGCAGCAGAATATAATTTTGATACAATTATTATCGGATCAGGCCCAGCTGGCTCAACGGCCGCTGAGCTTTTAGCTCATGGGGGTCAGCGAGTCGCTATTGTTGAGGCAGAAAGACTGGGTGGAGAATGCTTAAACTATGGGTGCGTACCTACAAAGTCAATGCTTGCAGCAGCCCATCTTTTTCGTTCAGTTAAAAACCAAAAGGCTATTACAAATGCTGGGCTATTAAAGTTGAGAATAAATAAACTAGTCTCACTTGCAGAAAATAATATCTCCAAAACCGGTGCCAATGAACTTGGGGCTGAGTTTAAGAAGCTTGGCATAACAGTATTAGAAGGACGAGCATATTTTCTAGACAACAGATATATCGATGTTGGCGGAGAAAAGTACAGTGCCCATAACTTTATAATAGCTACTGGTGGAGAGGTAGCAATACCAAATATCCCTGGCCTCGATGGCCTTGATTATTTAACTTACAAAAACTTTTTAACCAAGATAAAAGAAAAAGCACCTCGTTCTGTAACAATAATCGGAGGTGGAGCAGTAGGATGCGAGTATGCTCAAGTACTAAGTGCAACTGGAGCTAAGGTTAATATTGTCGAGTGTGCCGAAAGATTAGTTTCTGATCAAGAACCAGAAGCCTCAGAAGCATTACAAAAAAACTTCGAAAAGATAGGTGTAAAAGTATATCTACGGGCAAGAGTAGTCGCTGCTCATCCTAGCTCAACTGGTAATCTAAAAGAAGTTGAGTTAATTTGCCCCAAAGACGGTCAAATAGAGTTAAAAACAGATTCTATTATGGTTGCAGCCGGTAAGAAAATGCGTGATGGGGGAGACGGTCTTGGTAATGCAGGCATACACTGCGAAAGCGGACTCATTAAGACTAATTCTCATTGTCAAACAGAGCAAAGCCATATCTATGCAATCGGTGATACTACAGGACCGTATAGACTTACTTCGACCGCCATTCAGCAAGCAAGTATTGCAGCATTTAATATCTTAAGACCAGTAAAGAAAAATTTAGCTAGCGTTGATCATGCCGTGACTCCAAGTTGTATTTTTACTTTCCCAGAAGTAGCCAAAGTCGGAGAATCAACTGTGTCTTTAAAAAAGAGGGGTATTAAATTCATATCGTCGTATGTAAAACTTTCTGAAGTCACTCGCTCTAAATTAGAAGATGATTTAGACGGTTTTGTTAAGCTTTGGGCAGATCCAAGTTCTAAGATAATCTTAGGTGCTTGCCTAGTCGGCCCAAGCTCGTCAGAGCAAATTTCTTCGTTAGCTCTAGCGGTAAGATTAAAAGCTACAGCTCATCAACTGGCTGATCTTACTCAAGTCTTCCCAACCTGGTCAGAAGCTATATCATTAGCAGCTTCTGAACTTTGA
- a CDS encoding superoxide dismutase, with translation MFKIPLLPYELDGLEPYISEKTLSYHYGKHHKAYIDNLNSLLEQEDNSRKYAGKSIEEIIADSDGKVFNNAAQSFNHTFYWYCMKPVAEGESEQNQPSESLKQVFEDNFGGVEEFKNKFTEVAKTHFGSGWAWLLKKEDGSIEIAGMHDADTPLMNGDTPLLALDVWEHAYYLDYQNKRPDYIEAFWKVVNWDFVEERMNGERSESFMEQG, from the coding sequence ATGTTTAAAATCCCCCTTTTACCTTATGAGCTTGATGGTTTAGAGCCATATATTTCTGAAAAAACTCTTAGTTATCATTATGGCAAACACCACAAAGCTTATATCGATAATTTAAATAGTTTACTAGAGCAGGAAGATAACTCAAGAAAGTATGCCGGGAAGAGTATTGAAGAAATAATTGCTGACTCAGATGGAAAAGTGTTTAATAATGCAGCTCAATCTTTTAACCATACTTTTTACTGGTATTGCATGAAGCCAGTAGCTGAAGGCGAGTCAGAACAAAACCAACCAAGTGAATCACTTAAACAGGTCTTTGAAGATAACTTCGGTGGAGTTGAGGAGTTTAAGAATAAGTTTACAGAAGTAGCTAAAACTCATTTTGGCAGTGGATGGGCTTGGCTACTAAAAAAGGAGGACGGATCAATAGAAATTGCTGGGATGCATGATGCAGATACACCACTTATGAATGGTGACACCCCCCTTTTAGCTTTAGATGTTTGGGAACATGCTTACTATCTTGATTATCAGAATAAAAGACCAGACTATATCGAAGCTTTCTGGAAGGTAGTAAACTGGGATTTTGTTGAAGAAAGAATGAACGGCGAAAGATCTGAGTCATTTATGGAGCAAGGGTGA
- a CDS encoding AI-2E family transporter: MIEEKEIIQQSSTMNINIRPYVVVRTVFLVIGTLMFVNAIGKMTTPITLILTSLFLAIALNPPVSRLSKIMPKGSRALSVAVAYLLVVGLLGTLLFTIVPPVSRQIGNFANQAPTLLNDAKDNTTRTGKFIERFNLQGEVDKIGDTVQDKLGDAGQFAFNSAQTAFGALLNVITVLVLTFLMLVDGPIMVRRLFEKYKDEELKERHEDLLKKMYRVITGYFNGQVLVSSINASLALIAMLLVGRIFGVAIPYPLVLTVLVWLCGLIPLIGAALGAAIVVSVTAFASWKVALVLAIYFFIYQQTENATIQPKIQGKAVSMSPLIVLIVVMLGASLGGFFAAFVALPVAGCLQLLFNDFISGGNLGKGKRSTPNNWLSRTISIRTTTLKEKK; this comes from the coding sequence ATGATAGAAGAAAAAGAAATTATCCAACAGTCTTCGACAATGAATATTAATATTCGTCCCTATGTGGTGGTTCGAACCGTATTTCTGGTAATAGGAACTCTAATGTTCGTAAATGCCATAGGCAAAATGACTACACCAATTACTTTAATACTCACTTCCCTGTTTTTAGCTATAGCACTTAATCCTCCGGTAAGTAGACTCTCCAAAATTATGCCCAAAGGCAGTAGAGCATTAAGCGTAGCAGTGGCTTACTTACTAGTTGTTGGATTGCTAGGGACTTTATTATTTACGATAGTCCCACCAGTTAGTAGGCAAATTGGTAATTTTGCGAACCAGGCACCAACGCTCTTAAATGACGCCAAGGATAACACTACCCGTACTGGAAAGTTTATCGAGAGATTTAATTTGCAAGGAGAAGTTGATAAGATTGGTGACACAGTGCAAGATAAGCTTGGTGATGCTGGTCAATTTGCATTTAATAGTGCCCAAACTGCCTTCGGTGCACTTTTGAATGTTATCACTGTACTAGTTTTGACTTTCTTAATGCTAGTTGATGGTCCAATAATGGTTAGAAGACTTTTTGAGAAGTATAAAGACGAAGAACTAAAAGAACGGCATGAGGATCTACTTAAAAAAATGTACAGAGTCATAACTGGCTACTTTAACGGTCAAGTATTAGTGAGTAGCATAAACGCAAGCTTAGCTCTTATTGCAATGCTGTTGGTTGGCAGAATATTTGGCGTTGCAATACCATATCCTCTGGTTCTTACCGTCCTTGTTTGGTTGTGTGGACTAATTCCATTAATTGGGGCTGCACTAGGTGCAGCAATAGTAGTATCAGTAACAGCATTTGCCAGCTGGAAAGTTGCACTAGTTCTAGCCATATATTTCTTCATCTATCAACAAACGGAAAATGCGACTATTCAACCCAAGATTCAGGGTAAAGCTGTTAGTATGAGTCCATTAATTGTACTTATTGTAGTAATGCTGGGGGCATCACTGGGAGGATTCTTTGCAGCTTTTGTAGCCCTGCCAGTTGCTGGATGTTTGCAGCTTCTATTTAATGATTTTATAAGTGGCGGTAATCTAGGCAAAGGTAAGCGCTCTACACCAAACAATTGGTTATCGCGTACAATTTCTATAAGAACAACAACTCTAAAAGAGAAGAAGTAA
- a CDS encoding RNA methyltransferase — MNVEIKYIKSTDNPLIKEVVKLQLKKRVRDESKLFVIEGFRESSRAFDAGVKIKKLLFSPEWFLKDSNDNLIEQIGNSGAEIIEVAKNTFKKLSYRDRPDGFIALAEQPELSLSKLEVKKDSVFLVVEQIEKPGNLGTLLRGCDAAGIEGMIVCDPVTDVFNPNVVRASTGALFSTPVAVCADSQEALNWLKEKRVRVFSTTPHTENIYWDSNFKTGGPIAIVAGAEQYGLTDLWLKNSDELIKLPMEGSADSLNIAVSSIVCLYEVLRQRNS; from the coding sequence TTGAATGTTGAGATAAAGTACATTAAAAGTACAGATAATCCTCTCATTAAAGAAGTAGTGAAGCTACAGCTAAAAAAACGCGTGCGGGACGAATCCAAACTATTTGTAATTGAAGGCTTTAGAGAAAGCTCGAGAGCGTTTGATGCTGGGGTGAAAATTAAGAAACTTTTATTTTCACCTGAGTGGTTTTTAAAAGATTCTAACGACAATCTAATTGAGCAAATAGGTAACTCTGGGGCAGAGATAATTGAGGTTGCTAAAAATACTTTTAAAAAACTAAGCTATCGAGATAGGCCGGATGGTTTTATTGCTCTTGCTGAGCAACCAGAATTAAGTTTAAGCAAATTAGAAGTTAAAAAAGACTCCGTATTTCTGGTTGTTGAACAAATCGAAAAACCGGGAAATCTTGGGACATTACTGAGAGGTTGTGACGCGGCTGGAATAGAAGGAATGATTGTTTGCGACCCCGTAACTGATGTTTTTAACCCGAATGTGGTAAGAGCATCTACCGGGGCTCTCTTCTCTACTCCGGTTGCAGTCTGTGCTGACTCGCAAGAGGCTTTAAATTGGCTTAAAGAAAAAAGGGTTAGAGTATTTAGTACTACTCCTCACACCGAGAATATTTACTGGGATAGTAACTTTAAGACTGGAGGTCCAATTGCTATTGTTGCCGGAGCTGAACAATATGGCTTAACTGATCTCTGGCTAAAAAATAGTGATGAACTTATTAAGTTACCAATGGAAGGCTCAGCCGACTCTCTAAATATTGCCGTGAGTAGCATTGTTTGTTTATACGAAGTGTTGAGACAAAGAAATAGCTAG
- a CDS encoding lamin tail domain-containing protein — MITELQTGQGSSEFIEIENTSDSVLDLSQWVLQYHGASSTNWSTKVLTFTDPLIKLIEPGNRALFTAYGYSPADSNIMANFTSGLADSGGSVRFVPLSLDETLGDKITWGTSDPTTCLIAPKHTDGQSLKRFPSGDGVLVDSGKSGEDFYVSNSPSPDLIDDQDPFSIDEVVNYCGKPEDIAEDPEAPGTIEDPGAPPPPVYSKIEITELFPDPVSPQSDENDEYIELYNPNSEAVNLMGYKLQTGMNFTYSYVIGDITLQPNEYYAISRKDSNLTLSNSSSQARLLNPNEEVVSQTEPYDQSNPAQSWQYFNNIWEWTESPTPSSANVHLSLSSISKTASKVTAKPAAKATKDKKTSTKKASTKKTSVSKKPASDKKDPSSTAFTYTDDTGTTKLQPYIIWGAGILLFGYGLWEYRWDILALFKKNKNSEFV; from the coding sequence TTGATAACAGAGCTCCAAACTGGTCAGGGCAGTAGCGAGTTCATAGAGATTGAGAATACATCAGACAGTGTCCTAGACTTAAGTCAATGGGTTTTGCAGTATCATGGGGCTAGCTCGACTAACTGGTCTACTAAAGTTCTAACTTTCACAGATCCACTAATTAAGCTTATAGAACCCGGAAATAGAGCCCTTTTTACAGCCTATGGCTATAGTCCAGCCGATTCTAATATAATGGCAAACTTTACAAGTGGGCTTGCAGATTCCGGAGGCTCTGTTAGATTTGTACCCTTAAGCTTAGACGAGACATTAGGAGATAAGATAACTTGGGGGACTTCAGACCCAACAACCTGCTTGATAGCACCTAAACATACTGATGGTCAAAGTCTAAAGAGGTTCCCAAGTGGCGATGGAGTTCTGGTAGATTCTGGAAAATCTGGGGAGGATTTTTATGTTTCAAATTCACCTTCACCAGATCTTATAGATGATCAAGATCCCTTCTCAATCGATGAAGTAGTAAATTATTGTGGTAAGCCAGAAGACATTGCTGAAGACCCTGAAGCCCCAGGGACTATTGAAGATCCTGGAGCGCCGCCGCCCCCAGTTTACTCTAAAATCGAAATAACAGAACTTTTCCCCGACCCAGTATCACCTCAAAGTGATGAAAATGATGAGTATATCGAATTATATAATCCAAATTCTGAGGCTGTTAATTTAATGGGCTATAAACTACAAACCGGTATGAACTTCACCTACTCGTACGTGATTGGAGATATCACACTTCAACCAAACGAATACTATGCAATTAGCAGAAAAGACTCCAATCTCACACTTTCGAATTCTTCATCTCAAGCCCGTCTCTTAAATCCAAATGAAGAAGTAGTCTCTCAGACTGAGCCATATGATCAGTCTAACCCTGCCCAGAGCTGGCAATACTTTAATAACATTTGGGAGTGGACGGAGTCACCAACACCGTCTTCGGCAAATGTTCATTTAAGCTTAAGCAGTATCTCCAAGACTGCTTCAAAAGTAACGGCTAAACCAGCCGCTAAAGCTACTAAGGATAAGAAAACCAGTACTAAAAAAGCTTCCACTAAAAAAACTTCAGTCAGTAAAAAGCCAGCTTCTGATAAAAAAGATCCAAGCTCAACTGCATTTACCTATACAGACGATACTGGGACAACAAAACTTCAGCCCTATATAATTTGGGGAGCCGGAATTCTACTTTTTGGCTACGGCCTATGGGAGTACAGGTGGGATATTTTAGCCCTTTTTAAGAAAAATAAAAATAGTGAGTTTGTGTAG
- a CDS encoding MFS transporter — protein MEYKKRIKSLRAIRILKIESALTSFTLFMPVMWLIFSDIGLTQYQIGLTQAIFAATMLILEVPTGYFADRVSKKVSNAGGDFFMTIGMAGYFFANSFWAVVACEVMLGIGLSLSGGADSALLRAHSKNAKLDYKTLAARFGTIGFASSGIGAILGGVLGAWNLRSVFLVQAVLFLVAGIFAITIENAGKNRVSEHNPLKDVWLITKYCLHGHKELAWRIFLSSCLMLSTMFIVWFLTPMFLEAKIDLKYHGILFAAISVVAVCGSELVERGVKFSILIPFLLCAFAYAILSVSISFATILFFLLTSFSRGLNSAKISPAIQESADEDIQATAISVYRMVYKLMVVTLLPLVNYFGGIRLQYGLLASSIICLSFFIFFKLNEDKLGQPL, from the coding sequence ATGGAATACAAAAAAAGAATAAAGAGTCTACGAGCTATTCGAATATTAAAGATCGAATCGGCTTTGACATCATTTACACTATTCATGCCTGTTATGTGGCTTATCTTCAGCGACATTGGCTTAACTCAGTATCAAATTGGTCTTACTCAAGCCATATTCGCTGCAACTATGCTTATATTAGAGGTCCCTACTGGATATTTCGCAGACAGAGTTAGTAAAAAAGTGAGTAATGCAGGTGGAGACTTTTTCATGACAATAGGGATGGCTGGTTACTTCTTTGCTAACAGCTTTTGGGCCGTTGTGGCATGTGAAGTTATGTTAGGTATTGGGTTGAGCCTTAGCGGTGGTGCAGATTCTGCGCTCTTAAGGGCACACTCTAAAAATGCTAAGCTAGATTACAAGACTCTTGCTGCTAGGTTTGGAACTATAGGTTTTGCTTCTTCGGGAATTGGAGCGATACTTGGTGGTGTACTTGGTGCCTGGAACCTGAGATCTGTCTTCTTGGTACAAGCAGTTCTGTTTCTGGTAGCTGGGATATTCGCTATAACTATTGAAAATGCCGGTAAGAATAGAGTATCTGAGCACAACCCTCTTAAGGATGTCTGGCTAATTACTAAATACTGCCTTCATGGGCACAAGGAGCTTGCATGGAGAATATTCCTGAGTTCATGCTTGATGTTGTCGACGATGTTTATAGTCTGGTTTTTAACACCCATGTTTTTAGAAGCTAAGATTGATTTAAAGTATCACGGAATACTATTCGCTGCAATCTCTGTTGTTGCAGTCTGTGGTTCGGAGCTTGTAGAGAGAGGGGTCAAGTTTAGCATATTAATTCCATTCCTTTTGTGCGCATTTGCGTATGCAATTTTAAGTGTTAGTATCTCATTTGCAACAATACTGTTCTTTTTATTAACTAGTTTCTCAAGGGGGCTTAATTCTGCCAAAATATCACCGGCAATTCAAGAAAGTGCTGATGAAGACATCCAGGCTACGGCAATATCTGTCTATAGGATGGTATATAAGCTCATGGTTGTGACCCTACTCCCGCTTGTTAACTATTTTGGTGGAATAAGACTTCAGTATGGTTTATTAGCAAGCTCTATAATTTGTTTATCATTTTTTATATTCTTTAAACTTAATGAGGATAAATTGGGGCAACCACTGTAA
- a CDS encoding class I tRNA ligase family protein, which yields MKKYIPKEIEPKWQDWWKENKTYTVDLNSKKPKYMASGMFNYPSGSGIHVGHAYTFTIPDVLARFKRQQGYESLNPVGWDSFGLPAENYAIKIGVSPQVSIPQCIAYYQKQYTAMGWGVDWDKEIDSSQPIYYKWTQWIFSELYRNGLVYQDVRMQWWCDQCQTVLANEQVDHNGKCWRHDKADDPEIEKKEVKQWFFKITEYADELLEATDDLNWTNGVKLAQKNWIGRSVGAEVKFGVKGSSKDITVFTTRPDTLFGATFMVLAPEHELAKEMATDEYKEDVEAYIKQSLRKTEVERQASKDKTGVFTGAYAINPVNNEEIPIWIADYVLGGYGTGAIMCVPAHDERDNEFAKKFNLPIEQVVATTFVDNTNPHIKNREVVSRNVATCIVKHPTEEKYLIAKPVGGANWSPIMGGIDDEENPIEAAKRELVEETGYIDIDTIEQCGEIFASEFFAKHKDVNRIAYCYPILIKLKSLDQDLKSAVDAEEQEVEWVSRDEYIKRSSSGGMVEVLEMSEGRIMEMPKEGRLINSGEFSGLTTSEAREKIVADLAKKGVAEEKVNYKMRDWSATRQRYWGAPTPIIYCPSCGPVLVPDKDLPVVLPELDDFKPSGDGRSALARATDWLKVKCPECGEEAERETDTLDTFIDSSWYLYRYLDHQNENKIFESAPANKWMPIDFYDGADHATAHLLYARFVARFFTKIGLVDNPEPINQMLYHGKILAADGTNFSKSAGNGVDPLEVIESGYGADALRTYLMFAAPPGEDIRWNPQGVPGTFRFLTRVWNLVQEYVDTDDTEVEDKTVKEIKIANSQMVRKVTKDIENDQTNTAIAAMMEYLNTLNRAKSGGFGKSGVWQVALESLVACLAPFAPHVTEELWQDLGHSTSVHIDTWPKWDDEYLVADTITIAVQVNGKVRAEIEVTKDATQEEVLSLAKSNEKVAAHINGKEIKKEIYVPGRLVSLVI from the coding sequence ATGAAGAAATATATACCGAAAGAAATAGAGCCAAAATGGCAGGACTGGTGGAAAGAGAATAAAACCTACACCGTTGATCTGAACAGTAAAAAGCCAAAATACATGGCTAGTGGCATGTTTAACTATCCGAGTGGTAGCGGGATCCATGTTGGTCATGCTTACACGTTTACCATACCTGATGTACTAGCTAGATTTAAAAGACAGCAAGGTTACGAAAGTCTAAACCCGGTAGGTTGGGATTCTTTTGGGCTTCCAGCCGAAAACTATGCAATTAAGATTGGTGTCTCACCTCAAGTCAGTATTCCTCAATGTATTGCTTACTACCAAAAACAATATACTGCGATGGGTTGGGGTGTTGACTGGGATAAAGAAATTGATTCATCTCAACCAATTTACTACAAATGGACCCAATGGATCTTTAGTGAGCTTTACAGAAACGGCTTAGTCTACCAAGACGTTAGAATGCAGTGGTGGTGTGATCAATGTCAAACTGTACTTGCTAATGAGCAAGTAGATCATAACGGAAAGTGTTGGAGGCATGATAAAGCCGACGACCCAGAGATTGAGAAAAAAGAAGTTAAACAGTGGTTCTTCAAAATAACAGAATATGCAGATGAATTACTTGAGGCAACTGACGATCTAAATTGGACTAATGGAGTGAAGCTAGCCCAAAAGAACTGGATCGGTCGCAGCGTTGGTGCAGAAGTTAAATTCGGAGTCAAAGGTTCTTCCAAAGACATAACCGTATTCACTACTCGTCCAGATACTCTTTTTGGCGCAACTTTCATGGTGCTTGCTCCAGAACATGAACTTGCAAAAGAAATGGCTACCGATGAATACAAAGAAGACGTAGAAGCATATATAAAACAAAGCTTAAGAAAGACCGAAGTAGAAAGACAGGCTTCAAAAGATAAGACTGGTGTATTTACCGGTGCTTATGCAATTAATCCTGTTAACAATGAGGAGATACCAATCTGGATTGCTGATTACGTATTAGGTGGCTATGGAACTGGCGCTATTATGTGCGTTCCTGCGCATGATGAAAGAGATAACGAGTTTGCAAAGAAGTTTAATCTTCCAATCGAACAAGTTGTGGCTACTACTTTTGTTGATAACACTAATCCACATATAAAAAATAGAGAAGTTGTCTCAAGGAATGTAGCAACTTGTATTGTGAAACATCCAACAGAAGAAAAATACCTAATAGCTAAGCCTGTAGGTGGAGCTAATTGGTCTCCAATTATGGGAGGGATTGATGATGAAGAGAATCCTATTGAAGCTGCTAAGAGAGAGCTAGTCGAAGAAACTGGCTATATTGATATAGACACCATAGAACAATGTGGGGAGATATTCGCATCCGAATTCTTTGCTAAACACAAAGATGTAAATAGAATCGCCTACTGCTACCCCATACTTATTAAGCTTAAGTCTTTAGACCAAGATTTGAAGTCTGCGGTTGATGCTGAAGAACAAGAGGTTGAATGGGTTAGTCGTGATGAGTATATAAAACGGAGTTCATCGGGGGGTATGGTTGAGGTCTTAGAAATGTCTGAAGGAAGAATCATGGAAATGCCGAAAGAAGGCAGATTGATAAATTCTGGAGAGTTTAGTGGACTTACTACATCTGAGGCGCGGGAGAAGATTGTGGCTGATCTTGCTAAAAAAGGTGTTGCTGAAGAGAAGGTTAACTACAAGATGCGTGACTGGAGTGCCACTAGACAAAGATACTGGGGAGCTCCTACGCCAATTATCTACTGTCCAAGTTGTGGGCCAGTACTAGTGCCTGATAAGGATTTGCCAGTTGTATTACCAGAGCTTGATGATTTTAAGCCTAGCGGGGATGGCAGGAGCGCTCTTGCTCGGGCGACAGATTGGCTTAAGGTTAAGTGTCCTGAATGTGGTGAGGAAGCAGAAAGAGAGACTGATACTCTTGATACTTTTATTGATAGTAGTTGGTATTTATACCGTTATCTTGACCATCAGAACGAGAATAAGATTTTTGAAAGTGCTCCGGCAAATAAATGGATGCCAATAGATTTTTATGATGGTGCTGACCATGCCACCGCTCACCTTCTTTACGCAAGATTCGTTGCTAGATTCTTTACTAAGATTGGTTTAGTAGATAATCCTGAGCCAATCAATCAAATGCTTTATCATGGGAAGATCCTAGCTGCGGATGGTACAAACTTTTCTAAATCTGCTGGTAATGGTGTTGATCCGTTAGAGGTTATTGAGAGTGGCTATGGGGCTGATGCTCTTAGAACATATTTGATGTTTGCCGCTCCTCCAGGTGAAGATATCCGCTGGAACCCACAAGGAGTGCCGGGAACTTTCAGATTCTTAACTAGGGTCTGGAACTTAGTTCAAGAATATGTAGATACTGATGATACTGAAGTTGAAGACAAAACCGTTAAAGAGATTAAGATCGCAAATAGTCAGATGGTCCGTAAGGTAACAAAAGATATTGAGAATGATCAAACTAATACTGCAATTGCCGCCATGATGGAGTATTTAAATACTTTGAATAGGGCTAAATCAGGAGGTTTCGGAAAATCTGGAGTTTGGCAAGTTGCATTAGAATCTTTAGTTGCATGTTTAGCACCTTTTGCACCTCATGTTACAGAGGAGTTATGGCAAGATCTCGGTCATAGTACTTCGGTACATATTGATACTTGGCCGAAATGGGATGATGAATACTTAGTGGCTGATACTATCACAATTGCTGTACAGGTTAATGGAAAAGTCAGAGCAGAAATTGAAGTTACTAAAGACGCTACTCAAGAAGAGGTCTTAAGCTTAGCAAAATCAAACGAAAAAGTTGCCGCTCATATAAACGGCAAAGAGATCAAAAAAGAAATTTACGTACCAGGAAGACTAGTTAGTTTAGTGATTTAA